A segment of the Pogoniulus pusillus isolate bPogPus1 unplaced genomic scaffold, bPogPus1.pri scaffold_47_arrow_ctg1, whole genome shotgun sequence genome:
cctgtacagccatttgcctcaggtatgagatcccctgttccatatctgtccatttaaggggatggaaaattatgtcatccttagtcgggtacctgtacctcacggcgatgagaagcctggcccaaagtgagtgggtaccatcgagccttcccagctccttatccacacctccattcctcgacaaggatcccagctgctttgcctccctctgatctaggtccacggtttctgctcctgcatcccaacatttcaagagccaggctaaaagggactgtccgtttgcccttgcatactcctgccttgtgtgcctgatttcctttctgggcatggagctgataaggataactccattatcaggtccatttccagctggtttctgttgctggggggtgctggttcccgaagaggtcccttgccctggatctgtgtctgtgggagggTTCGGGTTTGATCTAACTTGCCGCGTGGTGATGGGGGCGAGGTgaatggggctgggctgtgggggcagggtctgggggggctgccctgggcaggaccgggggcggagttcggggcggagccgtgctaggggcggtgcctgtgCTCGGGGCTGCCTGACCGGTCGGACCAGTCTCACCTGTCACccaccccccgcagctgcagccagggcagtgagACCCACCCCTCCCCTTAAGCATCCTAATGGTGGCGCCCACTCGAGGTCTCCACgtgttccagctcagagctacattgtaaattcccaaacccacatttacacacagtgaaataacagctatccagtaccatttctcccccaaaatatctggaacttctgtgtcccaacacacatactcagattgattccatgttccagaaacatttctaaacacagtgagattactaacagaattcaggaaataggcatagactcgggcaggcaaatgcttagaatattcccagaccatatcaatgacaatccagaagacatgggaacttataaactttaacagccaggaccaaaacagccatgcaaaagcctgaatgattaagactctcagaatatccattttttttaacttccaaatcttctctgaaagaattctttctacccagccccacgttgggcgccaaataaattgtcctgggttcaaatgcaagttcccagagactctaataaatttaacagacccaatgacaatttatagaatttatagagtgccctcccctcttcctcctccttttcccaaagatagggagagagagagataagcacacccaaataaatcaatctcactcgatttggaagttaaaaaggaaaagtttaacaataacttagaaaaggtattgggggtaggggagtttacaaaggataaggaaggggaaacagcaaaatacaaacagggatggatacaacccgagcaatatgatggtgtctctgcctcgtggctgccacgtggtgtgctggtatgcagtgtgtgtgtgtgtgtgtgttgagagggagcgaagaagagagagaaagagacaggaagctactctctcttttataccacaggaagtggggggagtgggctaaccatcacctggagtgtggctcacccctggggaggggccaagacccctagggtcaggttcagggttacgccccccctggagtgttaaccctatacagattGGGACAGGGCCCAGACTGTACTGGGAAGGTAACAAGATTGTggaaggatttcttgctaacaggacatgagctgaCAAGCAATAAGCAAACCTGTGCTGcaaagtgtcctggagtccatCTTGGAAGCAGGCGGTGGGAGGCACCACCCACATGCGgcttcatggcagagcctgccagctgcaggggacagACTCTACAGGTTGTTGGTATGGATTGACCTATCTGTGGCACACACATAACCTTGGGCCAATCTGTGCTTTCCACATGCACCAATCTCAAGCTGAGTTGGCCGTGCACACCTCTCCAAGTAGCATACAGCTGCTGTACTGCCTCAATAAAGGGCACTGTGCTCCATGCAGCTGACTGACATTGAGCTGTCAGTGCCCTGATCCCACCTCGGCTGGGCTCCCGTGGCCACACAGCATGTCCAGTTTGGACTTGAATGGATGCAGTCAGTCCttggaggggggcagggggtgcaTTTtgtactgggatgggactgagAGGATGCTGGGAGAGGGCAATAGGATCTAGATTGTTGTgggaggaggccacagctgtaCTGGGAGCTGCTCAGGGTGTGCTGTTTTGACTgggaagggacacagcctgcaCTGGGAGCGTGGTCACCTTATGGACTTTGTCCCTGGGAGGAATTCACTTGATACTGGGACCTGTCCAGGGCTTCCAGGTTGTTCTGGGATGGGTCTCAAACTGTACTGGGATGGGATCAGGAGAATGAGTTGGTGCTGGGACAAGGCCAAGTCTGTGTATGAAGGGCTAAAAGGGACCCAGTTTGGACTGAGAGTCTATAGTGGGATGGGAGCAGGGTATCAGTTTGTGCTGTGATAGGAGCATTCTGCAGTGGGAAAGGTCAGGATATGGAATTATTAGTGGGATGGATGGAGTTGGTGTGGGAGAGGATCAGTTTGTATTGGGGTGAGGAACAGATTGCACTAGGAGGGGTCCAGGAGATGCAATGGGAACTTGAAGGTGCCAGTCTGTgttgggagggggcagggggtgtccagggagtgctgctgcctggcactgctgctgtgctgggagtctTCTCCACCAACTCTGCACATAGAAATTCTCCCTGGAGCTTCAGAAAATTCGTGGAGGAAGGATGGCAGGAACAAAAATGTTCCTCAAAGgctcttttgtttgtttacccaaacaaggagcagagctcctcctgctTAAGCTCTTGgtgaggaaagcaaagcagagagggaaTTGGACAGGTGATGGCAACACCACAAAGAGTAAATATCCATCACAAatagcaaaagctggagaagccaGACTGGGCCTGCACTGAGTgacaccagagctgctctgcagcaggagacaaagagtttattgcttctgaaagcatccagggagcagtttgctcagggcagccttcaACTCCTGGTTCCTCAGGCTGTAGATGAGAGGGTTCACTGCTGGGGGCACCACTGAGTACAGAACTGACACAAACAGGTTCAAGGATGGGGAGGACATGGAGAGGGGCTTCAGGTAGGCAAAGGAGGCAGTGCTGAGAAATagagagagcacagccaggtgagggaggcaggtggcaaaggctttgtgacgtccctgctgagagggcatcctcagcactgccctgaagaTCTGCACATAGGACACCACAATGAACACAAAGCAGACAGAGGCTAAACAGTCACTGACCAGGATAGCCCAAACTTCCCTGAggtaggctgtggagcaggagagcttgaGGATCTGGGGGACTTCACAGAAGAACTGGTGCACAgcattgccctggcagaggggcagggaaaatgtaatggctgtgtgcagcagagcattGAGAACTGCacaggcccaggcagctgctgccatgtgggcacaagctctgctgcccaggagggtgccatAGTGCAGAGGTCTGCAGATGGCAACGTAGCGGTCGTAGGCCATGATGGTGAGGAGAGAAAACTCTGCTGaaatgaagaagagaaagaagaagacctgagcagcacatcctgcataggagatgtccctggagTGCCTCAGGGAATTGGCGATGGACTTGGGCACAGTGGTGGAGATGATACCCAGGTCAAGTAGGGCGaggttgaggaggaagaagtacatgggggtgtgcaggtggtggtgccaggtgatggtggtgatgatgaggctgttgcccaggagggcagccaggtaggtggccaggaagaggcagaagtgcagcagctgcagctgctgtgtgcctgcaaatggcagcaggaggaggaagtggctgatggagctgctgttggacATTGCCTGCCTCTGGCCATGGAGACCTGTCCAAGTAGGAAAAGTAGTGACAAGTTAGGGGACACTTCTCTCTGAAAACAAAGGTGCAGTGCCCACAGGACAGCCTCTGCCTCAGATGAGTGCATATTGCATATCCTAGGAGAAAATTAGCATCACAATTAGCCATGCCAGTGTGGCTGCTGTAGAAGGATGAAGAAAATAAGGAGCAAGAGGCAGGAGCCCTGGGGCTCTGAGGCTTCTGGGAGCTTCCTCTGAGCTGTTCCCTTCTATTCCTCTAGGTCCTTTCTTATTACAGTCCTCTTTTCATCTCAAATGTTTTGCTTATTGGGAAGGGGTTCTTGCTTCCATTATTTCAAAACATGACCAGTGACCTTTCTCAGACTTTAATAGGCACTTCCTGAAGAGGAAAAAGTCTTACTGCTGTGATGTGGGAAGCCAAAATCTAGAGCTCAGAGTGGCAGCCTGTGTGTTGTTATCACTGTGAGGTGGGACTGGGCATACttatttctgccttctctcctcagctctgctgggatgACATGACAGAGCTCACTAATATCCTCAGCGTTACACTAACAGGGCCGAGGGGACTTTCAGCCATCCCCTAAACACTTTAGCAGAGCTgtagcagtgtgctgtggggcAGCTTGGGGTTGGTCAGGGTTTTGAAACAGCTCTGAGAGCATCCTGCATCTGTGAGGCAGCAGGAGTCATCTGTGGTGCCATTCCCTGATGTTTTCCAAAATCCAAAGAGCTCCTGTGAGTGAGGAAGGGCTCAGCTCATGCCCCATCCCCACCAACCACTGGCAGGCTTCAGCACAGCTTCCAATGCAGCTTGGACACTCAGCTGCCATgaagacacctccagggcaggACCTGCAGAGTCAGTGTCAGAGCACAAagtgaccacagcccagccccagtccCACACAGCAGGAGTCCTGTGGCTCGAGGGAGACTCAGGGAgtagcactgcagagctctgcaaacaATGAAGTGaaggcacaaaggcagaggGGCTTGGTGTGAAGTcttctccttgccctgctctgctccctgcacctcCCACGCTGCAACTGAAGAGCTTTGGTCACCCTTCTGTGTGCACACTGCAGGAGCCTTCAGCTGCATGTGCAGATGCCAAGGCCATGACTCATGAGCTGGAGCCCACAGCTTTGagggcactgcctctgctgggtcggagaggagaccaaaagtgtctccagggcagagagtggcccagagctgcctgATGCCTCTTGCCaggctgcttggcagcagatccctctccatctgcctgcccatgtctctgctgcctgcagctgtccctgccaccagctgcttctctgtgcccaggtctctccctgctccctgctgacaGCTCCCATCCCacctgctgtgtgctcagctctaccctgcagacccctcccagcatctgggcactgcccaggctgatctcgagctgggcagagactcaggagcagctcagggaagcACCAAGGGGACCTGAGGCTTCAGTGTCTTCTGCAGAGTGGAGAACTAAATTCCAGTCTCACCCTGCCCACCAAGGAGAGCAAAGTCCAGGGCCAAGACTCCTTCCCTGCCAGGAAAGGCTGCCCTGATCTTCTGGAAAGGCTCCTCAGAAATGCCcagggggagctgcagctgggagcaaaCCTGACCCATGCAGcaccctctgctcagcagaaggactctgccctgccctcctctgcccttccctgccctgccagggatgGCTTCTTCCACCCTCAGCTtctgcccacagtgccatggggagctctgcaggcaggctgagagctgaggctggcaggcagcagagtccctgccccagcacacagcccctgggctgcagggaccctgctctgcaggacagccctgcccacccctacctgcagcccagggctgcacagctcTTCACAATGGCCTGAGGAGAGCCTCTGGGCAGGGAGTCCTCCTTACAGAGCTcatcagctgtggctgtgccagctgcaggagatgccTCCAGGACCTGTagctgcactgccctgcacccacAGACTCACCTTGTCAGGGACTGCAGTGACTTCTCCTCCAGTGAGttctcagcatcctcccagtcctggccaccttgaagctctctctgcctccctcatctGCCTGAGATGCCCTGGCAgttcccccagctctgctgtgctgtgcagaggagcgGCTCCTGGACAGAgctgtctcttttcagtgctgcctcctttcagcagctccctgcagcccaggagcccagcccagatcagcagcagaggagcagccctgggcatgTTAATGACCTCTCTGGTGGCTTTGGTGCCAGCTAAGCCTCAGAGGCTGAGAGGAAGATGATGAAACCTCTGCAGAAGATGAAGCCAGCTTCAAACTCTGAAGTTTCTTGCAGTTGTTAATGGGTCCCAGTGAGGACACTACTGGGAAGGTGTCCTCAGGCTCTGGTGAGGGCagagaactggaggcagtgctgagagGGCAGGACAAGCAGGGGAAGGTGGCTCTGATGCTGAGCACACCTGGAGGGCTTTCATGAATCCAAAGGACCAAGCCTTGACCTCCACACCCTGGCAAGGGAGATCCTGTCCCTCCCTCAGTCCTCAGGGCACTTCCTGAGGCAGTAGCATGTGGACAGGAGCAATGCCGAGGGCAGGACTGTTATGCAGGGGCCAGATGAGATCTGAGTTTGGgctgaaatgcaatgaggctgattcaaaagttattaaataatttattaagatatacaaagagaattccccaaacttatttacaactctgcacacaagttcttgggtgCTGTCAGCAgaactgtttcacagaatgtctctgcCCAATGGGATCTGGAAAggtttagaaatgtctttgccagagtctggcagcttcattcacTGCTGGTGAGGTTAACCAAACTCCTTTAGCAGCTTGAATGAAGGATTCAGGACACTCACTGGTCCTCAGTgctaatgtctgtggcccaaagcacaggcagggaaatGTTCAACAGAAGTGCAGTGGTGAATTCCACCTGGGCTGCGATGTGGAataggctgctggctgaggtggctgaggcagctgaggtgacTGCGGTGGCTGAattggctgaggtggctgaggaggctgaggtggctgaggtgactTAGgcagcaggtgagtggcaggtgggcgaggaaggaaggagcaggcaatctccttattcacctgttcaccccctttTATAGCACAGTGcccgaggctaatggtctcattggccacacaatcacccaatcataCCCAC
Coding sequences within it:
- the LOC135174103 gene encoding olfactory receptor 14J1-like; translated protein: MSNSSSISHFLLLLPFAGTQQLQLLHFCLFLATYLAALLGNSLIITTITWHHHLHTPMYFFLLNLALLDLGIISTTVPKSIANSLRHSRDISYAGCAAQVFFFLFFISAEFSLLTIMAYDRYVAICRPLHYGTLLGSRACAHMAAAAWACAVLNALLHTAITFSLPLCQGNAVHQFFCEVPQILKLSCSTAYLREVWAILVSDCLASVCFVFIVVSYVQIFRAVLRMPSQQGRHKAFATCLPHLAVLSLFLSTASFAYLKPLSMSSPSLNLFVSVLYSVVPPAVNPLIYSLRNQELKAALSKLLPGCFQKQ